In Nocardia sputorum, a single genomic region encodes these proteins:
- the ribH gene encoding 6,7-dimethyl-8-ribityllumazine synthase, whose protein sequence is MSGTGVPTFALADAKDLSLGIVASRWHTQICDTLLANAERVAKDAGVQQITVVRCAGAMELPVVAQELAKSHDAVVALGVVIRGDTPHFEYVCDAVTAGLTRVSLDEGTPVANGVLTTNNERQALDRAGLPESHENKGEQAAAAALDAALTLRALRQSA, encoded by the coding sequence ATGAGCGGTACCGGGGTACCGACCTTCGCGCTGGCGGACGCCAAGGACCTGTCCTTGGGCATCGTCGCCTCGCGCTGGCACACCCAGATCTGCGACACCCTGCTGGCGAACGCCGAGCGGGTGGCCAAGGACGCGGGCGTCCAGCAGATCACGGTGGTGCGCTGCGCCGGTGCGATGGAGCTGCCGGTGGTGGCTCAGGAGCTGGCCAAGTCGCACGACGCGGTGGTGGCCCTCGGCGTGGTGATCCGCGGTGACACACCGCATTTCGAGTATGTCTGCGACGCGGTGACCGCGGGGCTCACCCGGGTTTCGCTGGACGAGGGCACTCCGGTCGCGAACGGAGTGCTCACCACCAACAACGAGCGGCAGGCCCTGGACCGCGCCGGGCTGCCGGAATCCCACGAGAACAAGGGCGAGCAGGCGGCCGCCGCGGCATTGGACGCCGCGTTGACGCTGCGCGCCTTGCGGCAGTCCGCGTAG
- a CDS encoding PH domain-containing protein, giving the protein MPVVRIFRRHAGSPAAVGEASGWEFEVRPRRAVRTAWIVAVLVAAAFTVGGIWLRSGSTGVNFRVADQIAMIGIGLLGAGAVLLLTRPRVRAGARGVSVRNILGDNDFPWDYIRGVSFPDRKSWARLELIDDDYVPMLAIRSNDKEHAARAMDRLRELGAKYSGSK; this is encoded by the coding sequence ATGCCGGTGGTCCGTATCTTCCGGAGGCACGCGGGCTCGCCCGCGGCGGTCGGCGAGGCGTCCGGATGGGAGTTCGAGGTGCGGCCCCGGCGCGCGGTGCGGACGGCTTGGATCGTGGCGGTGCTGGTCGCGGCCGCGTTCACCGTGGGCGGTATCTGGCTGCGCAGTGGGTCGACCGGCGTCAATTTCCGGGTGGCCGATCAGATCGCGATGATCGGGATCGGCCTGCTCGGCGCCGGGGCGGTGCTGCTGCTGACCAGACCCAGGGTGCGGGCCGGGGCACGGGGCGTGTCGGTGCGCAACATACTGGGGGACAATGATTTCCCGTGGGATTACATCCGAGGTGTGTCGTTCCCGGATCGGAAGTCCTGGGCTCGTCTGGAATTGATCGATGACGACTACGTCCCGATGCTGGCGATCCGCTCGAACGACAAGGAGCACGCGGCGCGGGCGATGGATCGGTTGCGCGAACTCGGTGCGAAGTATTCCGGGAGCAAGTGA
- a CDS encoding GNAT family N-acetyltransferase has protein sequence MEQGAFVLAAAFADDPLMTYFWPVSARRRKALPGFWESRIASRRKNGLVDLAHDAAGDLACVALWEPANVVSPTAKPLTLLRALGLGTARALSAGRRMEHARPATPHLYLAAIGTLPGVRGRGLATALLERRLSVAEQDCFLISNTSGTVPFYRRFGFEPQGELPIDGGPVVYPMIRKK, from the coding sequence ATGGAGCAGGGTGCCTTCGTCCTCGCGGCAGCGTTCGCCGACGATCCATTGATGACCTACTTCTGGCCGGTATCGGCGCGGCGGCGGAAAGCATTGCCCGGCTTCTGGGAATCGCGCATCGCGTCGCGCCGGAAGAACGGCTTGGTCGACCTCGCACACGATGCCGCGGGTGACCTCGCCTGTGTGGCGCTGTGGGAACCGGCGAACGTGGTGTCGCCGACGGCGAAGCCGTTGACCTTGCTACGGGCCTTGGGGCTGGGCACGGCGCGGGCCTTGTCCGCCGGGCGACGGATGGAGCACGCGCGACCGGCGACGCCGCATCTGTACCTGGCGGCCATCGGGACGCTGCCCGGCGTCCGGGGCCGGGGTCTGGCGACCGCGCTGCTGGAACGGCGGTTGTCGGTGGCCGAACAGGACTGCTTCTTGATCTCGAATACCAGCGGCACGGTGCCCTTCTACCGGCGATTCGGGTTCGAACCGCAAGGTGAGCTGCCGATCGACGGGGGTCCGGTGGTGTATCCGATGATCCGGAAGAAGTGA
- a CDS encoding gamma-glutamyltransferase family protein, which produces MATACSSGESQAGGVCETVPNGTPVTATAAGPASSATKDLSTNPEIATGYRSNMTPVRTHTFAVSTANPVSTKAACEVLRDGGTAADALIAAQTVLGLVEPQASGIGGGAFLLYYDANTRTVDAYDGREVAPAAATENYLRWISDADRTEPKPNTRASGRSIGVPGVLRMLELAHRDHGKTAWRELFDPAIGLADQGFPISPRLASQIAESAKDLAADEDAKAYFLNPDGSPKTAETVLTNPAMAKTLGAVATDGAQAFYTGAIARDIAAAAGRSSGGRTPGLITTGDLAGYQAKKRTALCTGYREHEICGMPSPSSGGIAVAATLGILENFDLATMRPDNIDRNGGKPNAQAVHLISEAERLAYADRNKYVADTDFVPLPGNSAQTLLNRDYLRQRAGLIDPNRSMGTAQPGDFGPVPLGVGPQPPEHGTSHISVVDKYGNAAAMTTTVESAFGSFHLVDGFVLNNQLTDFNADPLGADGVPMANRVQPGKRPRSSMSPTLIFGKAPDGSRGELTHVAGSPGGSVIIQFVVKTLVNMFDWGLDPQQAVSAVAFGAGNSPATGIGGEHPAIDATDNGDHDPLVLRLRQLGHQVSVAPQSSGLSALKRNGADGWIGGADPRREGAVLGDTH; this is translated from the coding sequence ATGGCCACCGCTTGTTCGTCCGGCGAAAGCCAGGCGGGCGGGGTCTGCGAGACGGTTCCGAACGGCACGCCGGTGACGGCCACCGCGGCGGGACCGGCGAGCAGCGCCACCAAAGACCTGAGCACCAACCCGGAGATAGCGACGGGCTATCGCTCGAACATGACGCCGGTGCGCACGCACACTTTCGCGGTGTCGACGGCCAACCCGGTGTCCACCAAGGCCGCGTGTGAGGTCCTCCGCGACGGCGGCACGGCGGCGGACGCGCTGATCGCGGCACAGACGGTGCTCGGGCTGGTCGAACCGCAGGCGTCCGGAATCGGCGGCGGGGCGTTCCTGCTCTACTACGACGCGAACACCAGGACCGTGGACGCCTACGACGGCCGCGAGGTGGCTCCCGCGGCCGCCACCGAGAACTACCTGCGCTGGATCAGCGATGCCGACCGCACCGAGCCCAAACCGAACACGCGGGCCAGCGGCCGCTCCATCGGCGTGCCGGGTGTGCTGCGGATGCTCGAACTGGCGCACCGCGACCACGGCAAGACCGCGTGGCGCGAGTTGTTCGACCCTGCCATCGGACTGGCCGATCAGGGCTTCCCGATCAGTCCGCGTCTCGCGAGCCAGATCGCGGAGTCGGCCAAGGACCTCGCTGCGGACGAAGACGCCAAGGCGTACTTCCTGAACCCGGACGGCAGCCCGAAGACCGCCGAGACCGTCCTCACCAACCCGGCCATGGCGAAGACGCTCGGCGCGGTCGCCACCGATGGCGCGCAGGCCTTCTATACGGGCGCCATCGCCCGGGACATCGCCGCGGCGGCGGGCCGCTCCTCCGGCGGGCGCACCCCCGGCCTGATCACCACCGGGGACCTGGCCGGCTACCAGGCGAAGAAGCGCACCGCGTTGTGCACGGGCTATCGCGAGCACGAGATCTGCGGCATGCCGAGTCCCTCCTCGGGCGGCATCGCCGTCGCCGCGACCCTGGGCATCCTGGAGAACTTCGACCTGGCCACCATGCGGCCGGACAACATCGACCGCAACGGCGGCAAGCCGAACGCCCAGGCCGTGCACCTGATCTCCGAGGCCGAACGCCTGGCCTACGCCGATCGCAACAAGTACGTGGCCGACACCGATTTCGTCCCGCTGCCCGGCAATTCCGCCCAAACCCTGCTGAACCGCGATTACCTGCGACAGCGTGCCGGACTGATCGATCCGAACCGCAGTATGGGCACCGCGCAGCCGGGTGACTTCGGACCCGTGCCGCTGGGCGTCGGCCCGCAGCCGCCCGAGCACGGCACCAGCCACATCTCGGTGGTCGACAAGTACGGCAACGCCGCGGCGATGACCACCACCGTGGAGTCGGCGTTCGGTTCCTTCCACCTGGTCGACGGCTTCGTCCTGAACAACCAGCTCACCGACTTCAACGCCGATCCGCTGGGCGCGGACGGCGTGCCGATGGCCAATCGAGTGCAGCCGGGCAAGCGCCCGCGCAGTTCGATGAGCCCGACGCTGATCTTCGGCAAGGCCCCCGACGGCTCCCGCGGCGAACTCACCCATGTCGCGGGCTCTCCCGGTGGGTCGGTGATCATCCAGTTCGTGGTGAAAACACTGGTCAACATGTTCGACTGGGGCCTGGACCCGCAGCAGGCGGTGTCCGCGGTCGCGTTCGGCGCAGGCAACAGTCCGGCCACGGGGATCGGCGGGGAGCACCCGGCGATCGACGCCACGGACAACGGCGACCACGACCCGCTCGTGCTCCGGCTGCGCCAGCTGGGCCATCAGGTCTCGGTGGCACCGCAGTCCAGCGGTCTCAGCGCGCTCAAACGCAATGGCGCGGACGGCTGGATCGGCGGCGCGGACCCGCGCCGCGAAGGCGCGGTCCTCGGCGACACGCACTGA
- a CDS encoding HAD family hydrolase, which produces MAIEAVLFDFSGTLFRLEADESWYADLTGPDGRAFDVDQKAEIMRRMTAPVDHVADFDDETQYAWDHRDLDPALHRKVMMRVLRESGVPTDEDAERLYARLLDPLEWTPYPDSEAVLDRLAAQGIPVAVVSNIPFDIRPSFAARGWDRLVGAFTLSFEVGAMKPDPEIFHSALGELGVPAEAALMIGDSAEADGGAEALGSRFALVEALPTTERPDALLAALRRHGLME; this is translated from the coding sequence GTGGCGATCGAGGCGGTGCTGTTCGACTTCTCCGGGACCTTGTTCCGCCTGGAGGCCGACGAATCCTGGTACGCGGATCTGACCGGTCCGGACGGACGGGCGTTCGATGTGGACCAGAAGGCCGAGATCATGCGGCGGATGACGGCGCCGGTCGACCACGTGGCCGACTTCGACGACGAGACGCAGTATGCGTGGGATCACCGCGACCTGGATCCGGCGCTGCATCGCAAGGTGATGATGCGCGTGCTGCGCGAGTCGGGCGTGCCCACCGACGAGGACGCCGAGCGGCTGTACGCCCGGCTGCTCGACCCGCTGGAGTGGACGCCGTACCCGGACAGCGAGGCCGTCCTCGATCGCTTGGCCGCCCAAGGGATTCCGGTGGCGGTGGTGAGCAATATCCCGTTCGACATCCGTCCGTCGTTCGCGGCGCGCGGCTGGGATCGGCTGGTCGGCGCGTTCACCCTCTCCTTCGAGGTCGGCGCCATGAAGCCCGATCCGGAGATCTTCCATTCCGCGCTGGGTGAACTGGGCGTGCCCGCCGAGGCTGCGCTGATGATCGGTGACAGCGCCGAGGCCGACGGCGGCGCCGAGGCGCTGGGCAGCCGGTTCGCTCTGGTCGAGGCCCTGCCGACCACCGAGCGCCCGGACGCGCTGCTGGCCGCGCTACGGCGGCACGGTCTGATGGAGTAA
- the uvrC gene encoding excinuclease ABC subunit UvrC, which produces MADPATYRPAPGTIPVEPGVYKFRDAHRQVIYVGKAKSLRSRLNSYFADVAGLHPRTRQMVTTAASVEWTVVSTEVEALQLEYNWIKEFDPRFNVRYRDDKSYPVLAVTLNEEYPRLFVYRGARRKGVRYFGPFAHAWAIRETLDLLLRVFPARTCSNGVFRRHHQIGRPCLLGYIDKCSAPCVGRVSAEEHRAIVEDFCDFLAGRTDRLVRELERRMHEAAEDLDFEAAARLRDDVQALRRALEKQAVVLGTGTDADVIAFATDELEVAVQVFHVRDGRVRGQRGWVVDKSGDAVDVPQAGGELAALVEQFLTQFYGEQVAVAEQSADDLPAAVVPREVLVPELPADVEQVQQWLSGLRGSAVKVRVPQRGDKKALAETVQRNAMEALAQHKLKRAGDLTSRSQALQEIQDALELDTAPLRIECVDVSHVQGTDVVASLVVFEDGLARKSEYRHYTIREAAGEGRSDDVGSIAEVTRRRFLKLRRERDMMEHDDLAATGSDEEALDLTSRPGIDPRTGRPRKFSYPPNLFVVDGGAPQVAAAAEVLDELGITDVAVIGLAKRLEEVWVPGESDPVILPRTSEALYLLQRVRDEAHRFAITFHRSKRSRRMTASALDSVPGLGTARRTALVTHFGSVAKLKQATVEEITEVPGIGVATAKAVLAALESE; this is translated from the coding sequence GTGGCAGATCCAGCGACGTACCGGCCCGCGCCGGGCACGATCCCCGTCGAACCCGGTGTCTACAAATTCCGGGACGCCCATCGGCAGGTCATCTACGTCGGCAAGGCCAAGAGCCTGCGCAGCAGACTGAACTCGTACTTCGCCGACGTCGCCGGCCTGCATCCGCGCACCAGGCAGATGGTCACCACGGCCGCGAGCGTCGAATGGACGGTCGTCTCCACCGAGGTGGAGGCGCTGCAGCTGGAATACAACTGGATCAAGGAGTTCGATCCGCGCTTCAACGTCCGCTACCGCGACGACAAGTCCTATCCGGTGCTCGCGGTCACCCTGAACGAGGAATACCCGCGGCTGTTCGTCTACCGCGGCGCGCGCCGCAAAGGCGTCCGTTACTTCGGCCCGTTCGCGCACGCCTGGGCGATCCGCGAGACGCTCGATCTGCTGCTGCGGGTGTTCCCCGCGCGCACCTGCTCCAACGGCGTCTTCCGGCGCCACCACCAGATCGGGCGTCCCTGTCTGCTCGGCTACATCGACAAGTGCTCGGCGCCGTGCGTCGGGCGGGTGAGCGCCGAGGAGCACCGGGCGATCGTCGAGGACTTCTGCGACTTCCTCGCCGGCCGCACCGACCGCTTGGTCCGGGAGCTGGAGCGCCGCATGCACGAGGCCGCGGAAGACCTGGACTTCGAGGCCGCGGCACGGCTGCGCGACGATGTCCAGGCGCTGCGCCGGGCACTGGAGAAGCAGGCGGTGGTGCTCGGCACGGGCACCGACGCCGACGTCATCGCCTTCGCCACCGACGAGCTGGAGGTGGCGGTGCAGGTCTTCCACGTGCGCGACGGCCGGGTGCGCGGCCAGCGCGGCTGGGTGGTCGACAAGTCGGGTGACGCGGTCGACGTGCCGCAGGCGGGCGGTGAGCTCGCCGCGCTGGTCGAGCAGTTCCTCACCCAGTTCTACGGCGAGCAGGTCGCGGTGGCCGAGCAGTCCGCCGACGACCTGCCCGCCGCCGTGGTGCCGCGCGAAGTGCTCGTGCCCGAGCTGCCCGCCGACGTCGAGCAGGTCCAGCAGTGGCTGTCGGGCTTGCGCGGCTCGGCGGTGAAGGTGCGGGTGCCTCAGCGCGGGGACAAGAAGGCGCTCGCCGAGACCGTGCAGCGCAACGCGATGGAAGCGCTGGCCCAGCACAAGCTCAAGCGGGCGGGTGATCTGACGTCGAGATCACAAGCGCTGCAAGAGATCCAGGACGCCCTGGAACTCGACACCGCGCCGTTGCGCATCGAGTGCGTGGACGTGAGCCACGTGCAGGGGACCGACGTGGTGGCCTCGTTGGTGGTCTTCGAGGACGGCCTGGCCCGCAAGTCCGAGTACCGCCACTACACGATCCGGGAGGCGGCCGGCGAGGGCCGGTCCGACGACGTCGGCAGCATCGCCGAGGTGACCCGCCGCCGGTTCCTCAAACTGCGCCGTGAGCGCGACATGATGGAGCACGACGACCTCGCCGCGACCGGAAGCGACGAGGAGGCGCTCGACCTGACGTCCCGGCCGGGCATCGATCCCCGCACCGGACGCCCGCGCAAGTTCTCCTACCCGCCCAACTTGTTCGTCGTCGACGGCGGCGCGCCGCAGGTCGCGGCCGCGGCCGAGGTGCTCGACGAGCTGGGCATCACCGACGTCGCGGTGATCGGCCTGGCCAAACGGCTGGAAGAGGTGTGGGTGCCCGGCGAGAGCGATCCGGTGATCCTCCCGCGCACCAGCGAGGCGCTGTACCTGCTGCAACGGGTCCGTGACGAGGCCCACCGCTTCGCCATCACCTTCCACCGCAGCAAGCGCTCGCGCCGGATGACCGCCTCGGCGCTCGACTCGGTGCCGGGTCTCGGCACGGCGCGCCGGACCGCGCTGGTCACCCATTTCGGGTCGGTGGCCAAGCTGAAGCAGGCCACGGTCGAGGAGATCACCGAGGTGCCCGGGATCGGGGTGGCGACCGCGAAAGCGGTCCTTGCGGCGCTCGAGTCCGAATAG
- the rapZ gene encoding RNase adapter RapZ: MTRVESNSSAGNPPTSAGRVASSGAVGGANPQVEVVIVTGLSGAGRGTAARVLEDLGWYVADNLPPELFGRMVELGASAKPPIRRLALVMDVRSRFFTGDLSVVTEQLRTRGVRTRVLFLEASDDVLIRRFGFARRRHPLQSESKDGTLSAGIAAERVRLSAVKAAADLVIDTTELSIHQLHRKMEEAYGGGAPSALQLTVQSFGFKYGVPLDADMVLDVRFLPNPHWIPELREHTGQETVVSEYVLSRPGADDYLRTCHHLVELTTNGYRQEGKRYMTVAVGCTGGKHRSVAIAEALGELMSEVTGGPEDSADVVRVVHRDLGRE; this comes from the coding sequence ATGACACGCGTCGAATCGAACAGCAGTGCGGGCAACCCGCCGACGAGCGCGGGACGAGTCGCCTCGTCCGGCGCCGTCGGCGGGGCGAACCCGCAGGTCGAGGTCGTGATCGTGACCGGGCTCTCGGGCGCGGGCCGCGGCACCGCCGCCCGCGTGCTCGAGGATCTCGGCTGGTATGTGGCCGACAACCTGCCCCCGGAGCTGTTCGGGCGGATGGTGGAGCTGGGGGCTTCGGCGAAGCCGCCGATCCGCCGTCTCGCGCTGGTCATGGACGTGCGCAGCCGGTTCTTCACCGGTGATCTGTCGGTGGTCACCGAGCAGTTGCGGACCCGGGGCGTGCGCACCAGGGTGCTGTTCCTGGAGGCCTCCGACGACGTGCTGATCCGCCGTTTCGGCTTCGCGCGGCGCAGGCACCCGCTGCAGAGCGAGAGCAAGGACGGCACGTTGTCGGCCGGCATCGCCGCCGAGCGGGTGCGGCTGTCCGCCGTGAAGGCGGCCGCCGACCTGGTGATCGACACCACCGAACTGTCCATCCATCAGCTGCACCGCAAGATGGAGGAGGCCTACGGCGGCGGCGCGCCCAGCGCATTGCAGCTCACCGTGCAGTCGTTCGGCTTCAAGTACGGAGTTCCGCTGGACGCGGACATGGTGTTGGATGTGCGTTTTCTACCCAATCCACATTGGATACCGGAATTGCGGGAACACACCGGTCAGGAGACGGTGGTCAGCGAGTACGTGCTGTCGCGTCCCGGCGCGGACGATTACCTCCGTACCTGCCACCACCTGGTCGAGCTGACCACGAACGGTTACCGCCAAGAGGGGAAGCGATACATGACGGTCGCAGTGGGCTGCACCGGAGGCAAGCACCGGAGCGTCGCGATTGCCGAGGCGCTGGGCGAGTTGATGAGCGAGGTCACCGGCGGGCCGGAGGACTCCGCCGATGTGGTCCGGGTAGTGCATCGAGACCTGGGGCGCGAATGA
- a CDS encoding gluconeogenesis factor YvcK family protein — translation MTGWESNPSIVALGGGHGLYATLTAVRRLTRKICAVVTVADDGGSSGRLRAELGVLPPGDLRMALAALAADADGVWTQTVQHRFGGTGALAGHSVGNLILAGLTEVLGDPVAALDEVARMLRITGRVLPMSPIALDIEADVSGLEADPRVSRCIRGQVAIATTPGKVRRVRLIPSDPPASPEATSAIEHADVVVLGPGSWFTSVIPHVLVPELREALVYTRARKVLVLNLAAEPGETAGFSAERHLHVLSQHAPEFVVDEVLVDSGSVPEGREREHVARAAEQLRARVTFSDVAEAGTDRHHPGKLAAALDQLIRQPRPQMAGLRVEGRHMGQDVRSGLGGKERVPWR, via the coding sequence ATGACCGGGTGGGAATCCAATCCGAGCATCGTCGCGCTGGGCGGCGGACACGGCCTGTACGCGACGCTGACCGCGGTGCGGCGGCTGACCAGGAAGATCTGCGCCGTGGTCACCGTCGCCGACGACGGCGGCTCCTCGGGTCGGCTGCGCGCCGAGCTGGGGGTGCTGCCCCCCGGGGATCTACGGATGGCGCTGGCGGCCCTCGCGGCGGACGCCGACGGCGTCTGGACACAGACGGTCCAGCATCGTTTCGGCGGCACCGGCGCACTGGCCGGGCACTCCGTGGGCAACCTCATCCTGGCCGGGCTCACCGAGGTGCTCGGCGACCCGGTCGCCGCGCTCGACGAGGTCGCCCGCATGTTGCGCATCACCGGACGCGTGCTGCCCATGTCGCCGATCGCGCTGGACATCGAGGCGGACGTGTCCGGATTGGAAGCGGATCCACGGGTGAGCCGCTGCATTCGCGGCCAAGTTGCCATCGCGACGACGCCGGGTAAGGTGCGGCGAGTGCGGCTGATTCCGTCCGATCCACCGGCCAGTCCGGAGGCGACCTCGGCGATCGAACACGCGGACGTCGTGGTGCTCGGCCCGGGATCGTGGTTCACCAGCGTGATCCCGCACGTCCTCGTCCCGGAGCTACGGGAAGCCCTGGTATACACCAGGGCCCGGAAAGTTCTGGTGCTCAACCTCGCCGCGGAGCCGGGGGAGACCGCGGGGTTCTCCGCGGAGCGGCATTTGCATGTATTGTCCCAGCACGCACCGGAATTCGTCGTCGACGAGGTGCTGGTCGACTCCGGCTCGGTACCGGAGGGCCGCGAGCGGGAACATGTGGCCAGGGCTGCCGAACAGTTGCGGGCACGAGTAACCTTCTCCGATGTCGCCGAAGCGGGAACGGACCGGCATCACCCCGGAAAGCTTGCCGCCGCACTGGATCAACTGATCCGGCAACCTCGGCCGCAAATGGCAGGGCTTCGAGTCGAGGGACGGCACATGGGTCAGGATGTGCGTTCCGGGTTGGGTGGAAAGGAGCGCGTCCCGTGGCGATGA
- the whiA gene encoding DNA-binding protein WhiA — MAMTADVKDELSRLTVSQVSSRKAELSALLRFAGGLHIVGGRVIVEAEVDMGSIARRLRREIFELYGYGSDVHVLGAGGLRKTSRYVVRVSKEGEALARQTGLLDVRGRPVRGLPAQVVGGSIADAEAAWRGAFLAHGSLTEPGRSSALEVSCPGPEAALALVGAARRLGITAKAREVRGTDRVVVRDGEAIGALLTRMGAHGTRMVWEERRLRREVRATANRLANFDDANLRRSARAAVAAAARVERALEILSDDVPDHLAAAGKLRVQHRQASLEELGQLADPPMTKDAVAGRIRRLLSMADRRAKELGVPDTESAVTAELLDEA, encoded by the coding sequence GTGGCGATGACAGCCGATGTGAAAGACGAGCTGAGCAGGCTCACGGTGTCGCAGGTGAGTTCCCGCAAGGCGGAACTGTCCGCACTGCTGCGTTTCGCGGGCGGCCTGCACATCGTCGGCGGCCGGGTGATCGTCGAGGCCGAGGTGGACATGGGGTCCATCGCGCGCAGGCTGCGCCGGGAGATCTTCGAGCTCTACGGCTACGGGTCCGATGTGCACGTGCTCGGCGCGGGCGGATTGCGCAAGACCTCCCGGTACGTCGTGCGCGTCTCCAAGGAGGGGGAGGCGCTGGCCCGGCAGACCGGTCTGCTCGACGTGCGCGGCCGTCCGGTGCGCGGCCTGCCCGCGCAGGTGGTCGGCGGCAGCATCGCCGACGCCGAAGCCGCCTGGCGCGGCGCGTTTCTCGCCCACGGCTCGCTCACCGAACCCGGACGTTCCTCGGCGCTCGAAGTCAGCTGCCCCGGACCCGAGGCGGCGCTGGCGCTGGTCGGCGCGGCCCGGCGGCTCGGCATCACGGCCAAGGCGCGCGAAGTGCGCGGCACCGACCGTGTGGTGGTGCGCGACGGTGAGGCGATCGGCGCGTTGCTGACCAGGATGGGCGCGCACGGCACCCGCATGGTGTGGGAGGAACGCAGGCTGCGTCGCGAGGTGCGCGCGACCGCGAATCGCCTGGCCAACTTCGACGACGCCAACCTGCGCCGCTCCGCGCGGGCCGCGGTGGCCGCGGCGGCCCGGGTGGAACGCGCGCTGGAGATCCTCAGCGACGACGTGCCCGACCATCTCGCCGCCGCGGGCAAGCTGCGTGTGCAGCACCGCCAGGCGTCGCTGGAGGAACTCGGTCAGCTCGCCGACCCGCCGATGACGAAAGACGCCGTCGCGGGCCGCATCCGGCGGCTGCTGTCGATGGCCGACCGGCGCGCCAAGGAACTGGGCGTGCCGGACACCGAGTCGGCCGTGACGGCCGAACTGCTCGACGAAGCCTGA